The following are encoded together in the Ranitomeya imitator isolate aRanImi1 chromosome 4, aRanImi1.pri, whole genome shotgun sequence genome:
- the LOC138676418 gene encoding uncharacterized protein — MSNRVEFIRDFIEIYQSFPCLWKIKSPEYCNREKRREGYLQLIELYNRQAPDEAANEAVIKKKIQALRTVWRKELNKVLQTTRSGASTEEVYVPKLWYFEHLNFLRDQEVPRTSTCLRLLAPVEPIVSENHAEQESQGQQDDSAQESTLDCSQDCTTTDLVEAAPARTQSRQGPRKRKATSDASNELLSLAKKVLTRNVSPALEGFGHYVVDKLAKMDDNQRILAERLILEAVNKGTDGDLDKNTCLVSSRPIQRTEPSNFNGWSQGQTSMRHNPHVSHFGQPPPNNSYTPIPLHMASPIRHQNFQPEQSSYHNL, encoded by the exons atgtcaaatcgtgtggagttcatcagggatttcatcgagatttatcagtcttttccctgcctctggaaaataaaatctcctgagtattgtaacagggaaaagaggagggagggttacttacagctcattgagctttacaatcgtcaggcaccagatgaggcagctaacgaagcagttattaaaaagaaaatccaggcgctccgcacggtctggaggaaggagctgaacaaggttcttcagactacaaggtccggagcttccactgaagaagtttatgtgccaaaactgtggtattttgagcatcttaattttctgagggaccaagaggtgccacggacttcaacgtgtcttcgattgttggcacctgtggaaccaatagtttcggagaaccacgccgagcaggagtcacaagggcaacaa gatgacagtgcgcaggagagtacactagactgttcacaggactgcacaacaacagatttagtggaggctgcacctgccaggactcaatcgaggcaaggtccaagaaaacggaaagccacctcagacgcctcaaatgaactattgagcctggcaaagaaggtgttgacaagaaatgttagccctgcgttagaggggtttggacactatgtggttgacaaactggccaaaatggacgacaaccaaagaatactagcagagcgtctgattctggaagcagtaaacaagggtactgatggcgatttggacaagaacacttgtttggtctcttcccggccaatacagcggacagagccatcaaatttcaatggttggtcacagggtcagacatcgatgcgacacaatcctcacgtttcccacttcggccagccaccccctaataactcctacacgccaatacctttacatatggcttcgcccatcaggcaccaaaattttcagccggaacaatcgtcgtatcataatttgtga